A single region of the Epinephelus fuscoguttatus linkage group LG14, E.fuscoguttatus.final_Chr_v1 genome encodes:
- the LOC125900973 gene encoding ovarian cancer G-protein coupled receptor 1: MVLNMSEEDTINCTISHEIHQYLFSCVYILVLLVGVPSNLYSLYHAALQLKQKNELGVYLMNLTVSDLLYLASLPLWLQYFFQDDDWSHREWLCQLCGFLLYENIYISIGFLCCISLDRYLAVVHPLRFTSLRSMSAAWLVTAIIWLKEIAVGVVFFRHKELSKDRKNQSVCFEHYPMRPWEYPINYYRFTIGFMFPLAILSISYLCVLRAVGRSAGTQPDQKTRVRQLVSSTILIFLVCFSPYHVFLLVRTLFERDCDFITGIFNYYHLSLLLTTLNCVADPALYCFVSESARHGLYRAIFQPIGRILCCCLRRGNASPANPATDSHEVATDENNGHPTVMLLTHTSTFNSKSDTSSKKTILITQTNEKTITP, encoded by the exons ATGGTGTTAAACATGTCAGAGGAGGACACCATAAACTGCACCATCAGCCATGAAATCCACCAGTACCTCTTCTCCTGTGTGTATATACTCGTGCTGTTG GTCGGTGTTCCCTCCAACCTGTACTCTTTGTACCATGCTGCTCTGCAGCTGAAGCAGAAGAATGAGCTGGGAGTTTATTTAATGAACCTTACTGTGTCTGATCTGTTATACCTGGCATCATTGCCACTGTGGCTACAGTACTTCTTTCAG GATGATGACTGGAGTCACAGGGAGTGGCTATGTCAGCTTTGTGGCTTCCTGCTCTATGAAAACATCTACATCAGCATCGGTTTCCTGTGCTGTATTAGTCTGGATCGCTACCTGGCTGTGGTCCACCCTTTAAG GTTCACTTCTCTTCGCTCTATGAGCGCAGCGTGGCTTGTTACTGCCATCATCTGGCTGAAGGAGATTGCTGTGGGTGTGGTTTTCTTTCGCCATAAAGAACTGAGCAAAGACCGCAAGAACCAATCAGTGTGCTTCGAGCACTACCCCATGCGGCCGTGGGAGTATCCAATCAACTATTACCGCTTCACTATTGGCTTCATGTTCCCACTGGCTATTCTATCG ATCAGCTACCTGTGTGTCCTTCGTGCTGTGGGTCGGAGCGCTGGGACCCAGCCGGATCAGAAGACGAGAGTCAGGCAGTTAGTCAGCAGCACCATCCTCATCTTCCTCGTCTGCTTCTCTCCTTACCACGTCTTCCTGTTAGTACGCACCCTGTTTGAGCGGGACTGTGACTTCATCACAG GAATATTTAACTACTACCACCTGTCATTGTTGCTGACCACCCTAAACTGTGTGGCTGACCCTGCTCTGTACTGCTTTGTAAGTGAAAGTGCCCGCCATGGCTTGTACAGAGCCATATTCCAGCCTATTGGCAGGATACTGTGCTGCTGCCTTCGCCGTGGCAATGCCAGCCCTGCCAACCCAGCCACCGATTCCCATGAGGTTGCAACTGATGAGAACAACGGTCATCCAACTGTGATGCTACTCACGCACACCAGCACATTCAACTCAAAATCAGACACTTCCAGCAAAAAGACAATTTTAATCACACAGACTAATGAAAAAACTATCACACCTTAA